From the Montipora capricornis isolate CH-2021 chromosome 2, ASM3666992v2, whole genome shotgun sequence genome, one window contains:
- the LOC138031508 gene encoding TNF receptor-associated factor 2-like: protein MCGYACVRENGNSFDPKFLCPFCNHVLREPVQTNCGHRYCRACVQELLRSPLSKCLLDNEEIKREEIFEDKYAQREVLSLQVQCTNHVDGCQWRGDLGLLEDHENKCLFTKVQCMHHGCGVMVPRDDLSRHLKEDCDFREQKCNLCGLMTTADQLKHHQENECPEYTVECPNCLSVKLVRKQLASHMDRITGDCEAVEGPCPFYDVGCPDGKPRKRKENRDHQDKDCTQHLNFLLLYVQNLSNFLHSRLDGIKTVQENSDVVQNMDKTIQNLLCKVENIIDEHFKLTSVVRGQGSRISNLEKSIERFWMDEDLVPDGLVNPMHWSDKAGVNDVVRRLNNNDAKVANHEVLMVELNSMVQDQSKEMKRLEIQLRSGNEEIRKLQRRMENLEHSLSLRNVAATADLEDNIRQQESTSFNGVFIWKITDFARRRNEAITGKQVSLYSPCFYTSRHGYKMCVRIYLNGDGAGKGTHMSLYFVVMRGQYDALLRWPFRQKVTFMLLDQDNIEHMIDAFRPDPSSSSFQRPQRESNIPSGCPTFFPLSMIGNHAFVRDDTMFIKVIVDTTDT from the exons TCTGCAATCACGTGCTAAGGGAGCCGGTGCAGACCAACTGTGGACATCGATACTGTAGAGCATGCGTGCAAGAGTTACTCAG GTCACCCCTTTCCAAATGCTTACTGGACAACGAAGAAATCAAGAGAGAGGAG ATTTTCGAAGATAAATACGCACAGCGTGAGGTTCTGTCTTTGCAAGTCCAGTGTACAAACCATGTCGACGGTTGTCAGTGGAGAGGAGATCTGGGGCTGTTAGAG GATCATGAGAACAAGTGTCTGTTCACTAAAGTTCAGTGCATGCATCACGGTTGTGGAGTCATGGTGCCAAGAGACGACTTGTCACGACATCTCAAAGAAGACTGCGACTTCAGGGAGCAGAAATGTAACCTGTGCGGGTTGATGACAACTGCCGACCAGCTTAAG CATCACCAGGAAAATGAATGCCCGGAATACACTGTGGAATGTCCAAATTGTCTTTCCGTTAAACTCGTCCGAAAACAG CTTGCAAGCCACATGGATCGCATTACCGGAGACTGTGAAGCTGTAGAGGGACCGTGCCCATTTTACGACGTAGGATGTCCCGATGGAAAG ccaaggaaacgaaaagaaaacaGAGATCACCAAGATAAAGACTGCACTCAGCATCTAAACTTTCTTCTATTATACGTCCAGAACCTGTCAAATTTCCTTCACTCAAGACTCGATGGCATTAAAACCGTCCAGGAAAACTCTGACGTCGTCCAAAACATGGATAAAACCATTCAAAATTTACTGTGCAAGGTAGAGAATATAATCGATGAGCACTTTAAGTTAACATCTGTGGTACGAGGTCAAGGTTCACGGATCAGTAATCTGGAAAAGAGCATTGAACGCTTTTGGATGGACGAAGACCTTGTTCCTGACGGCTTGGTGAATCCTATGCATTGGTCGGACAAAGCGGGAGTCAATGATGTAGTCCGTAGGTTAAACAATAACGATGCAAAAGTGGCTAATCATGAAGTTCTCATGGTTGAGTTAAACTCCATGGTGCAAGATCAGAGCAAAGAAATGAAAAGGTTAGAAATACAATTGAGGAGTGGAAACGAAGAAATTAGGAAACTTCAGCGACGCATGGAAAATTTAGAACACAGTCTCAGTCTCAGGAACGTCGCAGCCACCGCTGACTTAGAAGATAATATTAGACAGCAAGAGAGCACTAGCTTTAATGGAGTCTTTATTTGGAAGATCACTGATTTCGCTAGGCGTCGAAATGAGGCGATTACCGGAAAACAGGTTTCACTTTACAGTCCCTGTTTCTACACAAGTCGCCATGGTTACAAAATGTGCGTGCGCATCTACTTAAACGGTGACGGTGCTGGCAAAGGAACGCACATGTCTTTGTATTTTGTTGTGATGCGCGGTCAATACGATGCGTTACTCCGCTGGCCATTTAGACAGAAGGTTACTTTCATGTTACTTGATCAGGACAACATAGAACACATGATTGATGCGTTTAGACCCGATCCAAGCAGTTCATCTTTCCAGAGACCACAAAGAGAATCAAACATTCCCAGTGGGTGCCCCACCTTTTTCCCTCTCTCTATGATAGGTAACCATGCGTTTGTCCGAGACGACACAATGTTTATCAAAGTGATAGTGGACACCACAGATACATAA